The Populus alba chromosome 4, ASM523922v2, whole genome shotgun sequence genome contains a region encoding:
- the LOC118050097 gene encoding long-chain-alcohol oxidase FAO4A has product MEEVKKEQQEEAPIVVDLGSIDTQGLFVGGEKQSTCSYVNSLSSREMESLTAICDTLFPSVYNSSMIAASADDGSANSISTFYQSSASMAGTPQRVGELFCERVQHPKKWLIRLTLYLLSTWIGTFILCGLPSISPSFPYFLRFSQISQGKREQIVFSWATSFFYLLRMLFKAIKLVIPFVFFSQVDEKNENLTWKAIGYPGPDPAALKRQTQTCGLPETLYASLKDDDDDQHDCKEEHLFGPLYRGLVDLNLPSDRVADSLRQIGFPVSILRGKNIDSPRDFSTSNPSLVIKCDAVVVGSGSGGGVVAGVLAKAGYKVLVLEKGNYFARNNLSLLEGPSMDEMYLGAGMLASDDMGVVVLAGSTVGGGSAINWSASIKTPQHVINEWSESYDLELFDSKLYKEALDAVCEKMGVQSDIDEEGFNNAVLRRGCEELGYPVDTIPRNSVPDHYCGWCCFGCKDGRKKGTCETWLKDMVNSGNGAVLPGCKAIKVLHERKKGKDRSTASGVAFGFEYNGMKDLCVVESKVTIVAGGALSTPALLKASGLKNANIGKHLHLHPVTMAWGYFPEAPNSTTAWPEEQKKSYEGGIMTAMSTVVANFNKSGYGAVIQTPSLHPGMFSGLIPWISGADMKRRMSRFSRTAHVFALARDRGSGTVNSPSSINYRMDAEDEKNLQEGLEKTLRILAAAGAEEIGTHHSTGKSLNVKKVSYHEFERFVKEESARPLRDLTGQICSAHQMGSCRMGVNPKESAVNQTGEAWEVEGLFVADTSVFPTALGVNPMVTVQAIAYCTAQSVVQLLSRKRTHY; this is encoded by the exons ATGGAGGAGGTAAAAAAGGAGCAGCAGGAAGAAGCACCGATTGTGGTTGATTTGGGGAGCATTGACACACAAGGACTGTTTGTGGGGGGAGAGAAGCAGTCGACGTGCTCGTATGTCAACTCACTCTCTTCCCGAGAAATGGAGTCCCTCACTGCTATCTGCGACACCCTTTTCCCATCCGTTTATAATAGCAGTATGATCGCCGCCTCCGCCGATGATGGCTCCGCCAATAGTATCTCTACTTTTTATCAATCTTCTGCTTCCATGGCCGGAACTCCTCAACGG GTAGGAGAGTTGTTTTGTGAGAGGGTGCAGCATCCAAAGAAGTGGCTGATAAGACTGACGCTATATTTGTTATCTACATGGATCGGTACCTTCATATTGTGTGGATTGCCCAGCATTTCACCTTCTTTTCCCTACTTTCTGAGATTTTCTCAAATCTCTCAAGGCAAAAGGGAGCAGATCGTGTTTTCCTGGGCTACCAGCTTTTTCTATCTCCTCAGGATGCTCTTCAAAGCCATCAAGCTCGTCATCCCATTCGTGTTTTTCTCTCag GTGGatgaaaagaatgagaacctGACATGGAAAGCCATAGGCTATCCAGGGCCTGACCCAGCAGCACTCAAAAGACAAACACAAACCTGCGGGCTGCCTGAAACATTATATGCAAGTctcaaagatgatgatgatgatcaacATGACTGCAAAGAAGAGCATCTCTTTGGACCTCTTTACAGAGGCCTCGTTGATCTCAACCTTCCAAGTGATAGAGTAGCAGACTCCCTGCGTCAGATTGGATTCCCTGTCTCCATTCTTCGCGGGAAAAACATTGACTCGCCACGGGACTTTTCTACTAGTAATCCTAGTTTAGTCATCAAATGTGACGCAGTAGTAGTTGGTTCTGGCTCTGGTGGTGGTGTGGTTGCTGGGGTTCTAGCAAAAGCTGGTTATAAAGTGCTTGTCTTGGAGAAAGGAAACTATTTTGCTAGAAACAATCTCTCACTTCTTGAAGGGCCCTCAATGGATGAAATGTATTTAGGTGCAGGTATGTTAGCAAGCGATGATATGGGAGTGGTAGTTCTTGCAGGCTCTACTGTTGGTGGAGGTTCCGCAATCAATTGGTCAGCTTCAATTAAGACCCCGCAACATGTGATCAATGAATGGAGTGAAAGCTACGACCTTGAGTTATTTGACAGTAAATTATACAAAGAAGCATTGGATGCTGTGTGCGAGAAAATGGGAGTTCAATCTGATATTGATGAGGAAGGTTTCAATAATGCTGTTTTAAGAAGAGGGTGTGAAGAATTGGGCTATCCTGTGGACACAATTCCTCGAAATTCTGTGCCGGATCATTACTGTGGCTGGTGTTGTTTTGGCTGCAAGGATGGAAGAAAGAAGGGCACTTGTGAGACATGGCTAAAGGACATGGTGAATTCAGGTAACGGTGCAGTTCTTCCTGGATGTAAGGCTATTAAGGTCTTGCATGAGCGAAAGAAGGGGAAGGATCGAAGCACTGCATCGGGAGTAGCTTTTGGATTCGAATACAATGGAATGAAAGACTTGTGTGTGGTTGAGTCCAAGGTGACTATTGTTGCCGGTGGTGCTCTCAGCACTCCCGCATTGCTAAAAGCAAGCGGCTTAAAGAATGCCAACATTGGTAAGCACTTACACCTCCATCCAGTCACAATGGCATGGGGCTACTTCCCAGAAGCACCTAATTCAACCACGGCGTGGCCGGAGGAACAGAAGAAGAGCTATGAAGGAGGGATAATGACAGCAATGTCAACAGTAGTTGCAAATTTTAACAAGTCTGGATACGGGGCAGTGATACAGACGCCATCATTGCATCCTGGTATGTTCTCAGGTCTAATTCCATGGATTTCCGGAGCTGATATGAAAAGGAGGATGAGCAGGTTCTCAAGAACTGCCCATGTATTTGCTCTGGCAAGAGATAGAGGATCGGGAACCGTGAATTCGCCAAGCTCAATAAATTACAGGATGGATGCTGAAGACGAGAAGAATCTACAGGAAGGACTAGAGAAGACACTGAGGATACTAGCAGCTGCAGGAGCTGAGGAGATCGGAACACATCACAGCACAGGGAAGAGCTTAAACGTGAAGAAAGTGAGTTACCATGAATTCGAAAGGTTTGTGAAAGAGGAGAGTGCAAGGCCATTAAGAGACTTAACAGGACAAATATGTTCAGCTCATCAGATGGGGAGTTGCAGGATGGGTGTGAATCCAAAGGAGTCGGCTGTGAACCAAACGGGAGAGGCATGGGAAGTAGAGGGACTGTTTGTTGCAGATACAAGTGTGTTTCCAACTGCTCTGGGTGTCAATCCAATGGTCACAGTCCAAGCTATCGCTTATTGCACTGCACAGTCAGTTGTTCAACTTCTTTCTAGGAAGAGAACTCACTACTAA
- the LOC118050099 gene encoding protein MODIFYING WALL LIGNIN-1 — translation MARHQYGFLLIFSIIVSLSLSLVSFVSCILAESKKAKKEDLKLSNKLCELPQSHAFGFGIAALLWLVIAQVIGNVMICTLFRQRENSNSSKAKKPKIATGLLVLSWISFGIAVILLSTATSMSRRQAYGKGWLDHECYVVRDGVFIGSGVLILVTTAALLGSAIFTLRQAEAEQGRKMHEQVG, via the exons ATGGCTAGACATCAATATGGGTTCCTGCTAATTTTCTCCATCATcgtctccctctccctctccctcgtctcttttgtttcttgtattCTTGCTGAGTCTAAGAAAGCcaag AAGGAGGATCTCAAATTGAGCAATAAACTGTGTGAATTGCCCCAAAGCCATGCATTTGGCTTTGGTATTGCAGCTCTGCTATGGCTAGTCATCGCTCAAGTCATTGGGAACGTGATGATTTGCACCCTTTTTCGGCAAAGAGAGAACAGTAACAGCTCCAAGGCTAAGAAACCAAAGATTGCCACAGGACTCCTGGTTTTATCCTG GATCAGCTTTGGAATTGCAGTTATTTTACTGAGCACAGCCACAAGCATGAGCAGGAGGCAAGCCTATGGGAAAGGATGGTTGGACCATGAATGCTATGTGGTCAGAGATGGAGTGTTTATTGGCTCAGGGGTCCTAATCTTGGTTACCACAGCCGCTTTACTTGGCTCAGCAATCTTTACACTTAGACAGGCAGAAGCAGAGCAAGGTAGAAAAATGCATGAACAAGTTGGATAA
- the LOC118050098 gene encoding decapping 5-like protein isoform X1: MTSSSSSSSSKAGESYIGSLIRITSKYEIRYEGVLYHINTQDATIGLKNVRSYGTEGRKKDGPQIAPSDKVYEYILFRGSDIKDLQVQSPPPDQTEEQIYNDPAIIQNHSALSSSTAAGVQAQHTPALTTRAYSGALPLFQPVNHVGLTNHSQATQNAGPSLSIPKHSQGYHGISSQQSMVSSPLIVQNHMQALGLQEPPVMGLKSPSECITPESTVATNPFNPIFSYSLSPVQYPTSPDTSSFLSLKTPVPSHAASLPANRLTMSSIPMSSQDINATETLAVADPMAMRPAQSLPYLMPSYVGSTSSSVLTPLPALLSPHHFLQSRPPVLSSPQKLYPDQKDVAALTPLSSTSPPLLSTPASQPPLLPLPGSVQQHKYLTSKFTEEFDFEAMNEKFKKDEVWGYLGKAKQREKTEGMEDNTTDQSMVDKEAPVVVLNLDPKPAYKKDEFFDTVSCNMRNQRWNRQNCFSERMKLDTETFGNLHLRPNLGHGGIGSGRGDTYHTSHGRGRGYGYRGRGRGYIGF; the protein is encoded by the exons ATGACGTCGTCCTCTTCTTCCTCGTCTTCAAAAGCTGGAGAATCGTACATAGGAAGCCTAATTCGCATCACTTCTAAGTACGAGATTCGCTACGAAGGTGTTCTTTATCACATCAATACACAAGACGCCACCATTGGCCTAAAAAACG TGAGGTCTTACGGAACAGAGGGTCGTAAGAAGGATGGACCACAAATTGCCCCTAGTGATAAGGTGTATGAATATATTCTATTTCGTGGAAGTGATATTAAG GATTTGCAAGTGCAGTCCCCACCACCTGACCAAACAGAGGAACAGATTTACAATGACCCTGCTATCATCCAG AACCATTCTGCTTTAAGTTCTTCAACTGCAGCTGGTGTTCAGGCACAACATACGCCTGCTTTGACGACCAGAGCCTATTCTGGTGCCTTGCCTTTGTTTCAGCCTGTAAACCATGTTGGCTTAACAAATCATTCCCAGGCTACTCAAAATGCTGGTCCATCTCTTTCCATTCCAAAGCATTCACAAGGATACCATGGAATATCTTCCCAGCAGTCTATGGTTTCATCTCCCTTAATAGTTCAGAATCATATGCAGGCTCTTGGATTGCAGGAACCTCCAGTTATGGGATTGAAAAGTCCTTCAGAATGTATTACTCCTGAATCAACTGTTGCAACTAATCCATTTAATCCAATTTTTTCATATTCCCTTTCACCAGTACAGTATCCAACTTCTCCTGACACATCATCCTTCTTATCTCTGAAGACACCTGTTCCATCTCATGCTGCATCTCTTCCTGCTAATAGATTAACCATGTCTTCGATTCCCATGTCTAGTCAAGACATCAACGCAACTGAAACTCTAGCTGTTGCAGACCCCATGGCTATGCGTCCTGCCCAATCTTTGCCTTACCTCATGCCATCCTATGTTGGTTCTACTTCTAGCTCTGTGTTAACACCACTTCCAGCTCTTTTAAGTCCTCATCACTTCTTACAGTCTAGGCCACCCGTGCTTTCTTCCCCACAGAAGCTGTACCCTGACCAGAAAGATGTAGCTGCTCTGACTCCTTTATCATCTACTTCTCCACCCTTGCTTTCTACTCCAGCGTCTCAACCACCATTATTACCTTTGCCAGGTTCTGTACAACAG CATAAATACTTGACCTCAAAATTTACTGAAGAATTCGATTTTGAAGCCATGAATGAGAAGTTTAAAAAAGATGAGGTTTGGGGTTATCTTGGAAAGGCAAAGCAAAGAGAGAAAACTGAAGGCATGGAGGATAATACAACTGATCAAAGCATGGTGGACAAAGAGGCCCCTGTTGTGGTTCTTAATCTCGATCCTAAG CCTGCCTACAAGAAGGATGAATTCTTTGATACAGTTTCTTGCAACATGCGCAATCAGCGGTGGAATAGGCAGAACTGTTTCTCTGAGCGAATGAAGCTGGATACTGAG ACTTTTGGCAACTTGCATCTCAGACCAAATTTGGGTCATGGTGGCATCGGTTCTGGACGTGGTGATACCTATCACACCTCACATGGTCGGGGAAGGGGATATGGTTATCGTGGGAGGGGGCGTGGGTACATTGGATTTTGA
- the LOC118050098 gene encoding decapping 5-like protein isoform X2 gives MTSSSSSSSSKAGESYIGSLIRITSKYEIRYEGVLYHINTQDATIGLKNGTLFCAVHVNVLAAINYCYYQDLQVQSPPPDQTEEQIYNDPAIIQNHSALSSSTAAGVQAQHTPALTTRAYSGALPLFQPVNHVGLTNHSQATQNAGPSLSIPKHSQGYHGISSQQSMVSSPLIVQNHMQALGLQEPPVMGLKSPSECITPESTVATNPFNPIFSYSLSPVQYPTSPDTSSFLSLKTPVPSHAASLPANRLTMSSIPMSSQDINATETLAVADPMAMRPAQSLPYLMPSYVGSTSSSVLTPLPALLSPHHFLQSRPPVLSSPQKLYPDQKDVAALTPLSSTSPPLLSTPASQPPLLPLPGSVQQHKYLTSKFTEEFDFEAMNEKFKKDEVWGYLGKAKQREKTEGMEDNTTDQSMVDKEAPVVVLNLDPKPAYKKDEFFDTVSCNMRNQRWNRQNCFSERMKLDTETFGNLHLRPNLGHGGIGSGRGDTYHTSHGRGRGYGYRGRGRGYIGF, from the exons ATGACGTCGTCCTCTTCTTCCTCGTCTTCAAAAGCTGGAGAATCGTACATAGGAAGCCTAATTCGCATCACTTCTAAGTACGAGATTCGCTACGAAGGTGTTCTTTATCACATCAATACACAAGACGCCACCATTGGCCTAAAAAACG GAACGCTGTTTTGTGCTGTGCATGTAAATGTGCTTGCTGCAATTAATTACTGCTACTATCAGGATTTGCAAGTGCAGTCCCCACCACCTGACCAAACAGAGGAACAGATTTACAATGACCCTGCTATCATCCAG AACCATTCTGCTTTAAGTTCTTCAACTGCAGCTGGTGTTCAGGCACAACATACGCCTGCTTTGACGACCAGAGCCTATTCTGGTGCCTTGCCTTTGTTTCAGCCTGTAAACCATGTTGGCTTAACAAATCATTCCCAGGCTACTCAAAATGCTGGTCCATCTCTTTCCATTCCAAAGCATTCACAAGGATACCATGGAATATCTTCCCAGCAGTCTATGGTTTCATCTCCCTTAATAGTTCAGAATCATATGCAGGCTCTTGGATTGCAGGAACCTCCAGTTATGGGATTGAAAAGTCCTTCAGAATGTATTACTCCTGAATCAACTGTTGCAACTAATCCATTTAATCCAATTTTTTCATATTCCCTTTCACCAGTACAGTATCCAACTTCTCCTGACACATCATCCTTCTTATCTCTGAAGACACCTGTTCCATCTCATGCTGCATCTCTTCCTGCTAATAGATTAACCATGTCTTCGATTCCCATGTCTAGTCAAGACATCAACGCAACTGAAACTCTAGCTGTTGCAGACCCCATGGCTATGCGTCCTGCCCAATCTTTGCCTTACCTCATGCCATCCTATGTTGGTTCTACTTCTAGCTCTGTGTTAACACCACTTCCAGCTCTTTTAAGTCCTCATCACTTCTTACAGTCTAGGCCACCCGTGCTTTCTTCCCCACAGAAGCTGTACCCTGACCAGAAAGATGTAGCTGCTCTGACTCCTTTATCATCTACTTCTCCACCCTTGCTTTCTACTCCAGCGTCTCAACCACCATTATTACCTTTGCCAGGTTCTGTACAACAG CATAAATACTTGACCTCAAAATTTACTGAAGAATTCGATTTTGAAGCCATGAATGAGAAGTTTAAAAAAGATGAGGTTTGGGGTTATCTTGGAAAGGCAAAGCAAAGAGAGAAAACTGAAGGCATGGAGGATAATACAACTGATCAAAGCATGGTGGACAAAGAGGCCCCTGTTGTGGTTCTTAATCTCGATCCTAAG CCTGCCTACAAGAAGGATGAATTCTTTGATACAGTTTCTTGCAACATGCGCAATCAGCGGTGGAATAGGCAGAACTGTTTCTCTGAGCGAATGAAGCTGGATACTGAG ACTTTTGGCAACTTGCATCTCAGACCAAATTTGGGTCATGGTGGCATCGGTTCTGGACGTGGTGATACCTATCACACCTCACATGGTCGGGGAAGGGGATATGGTTATCGTGGGAGGGGGCGTGGGTACATTGGATTTTGA